In Polyodon spathula isolate WHYD16114869_AA unplaced genomic scaffold, ASM1765450v1 scaffolds_731, whole genome shotgun sequence, the genomic window TGTACTGGTCTCAGTGCAGGACAACCACGTGTTAGTGAAACCAGCCGACAGTGTCCTCAGAGTAACTTCTTTATTGTCACACAgcttcagtaaaaaataaataaaagtatttgaaCATGAAATGGACTTTTCAAGAAATGTATTACGAATGTAAAGCTCCTCTCCACAATGCTCCCCCCTCCCCAGGGGTGGGGGGGAAAGGGGGAGGTctgtccccccgtccccccgtccccAGGCCGCATCATGACTCGGGCTGCCTTCCCTCATCTGCCCTGTCCAGTGAAGCTGGGCTCAGTGAACACAGATGGCCCCGGCGCTGGGCTGCACCAGCATGTCAGAGACAGGAGCCTCCACAAGCTGGAGAAGCTGCTCAAGAAAGGTAGCAGCTTCACAAGACCGTGCTGTACGCACTGCAATCCAGCCGCCTCAGCCTCCACACtcaaatgtgtttgttactgtCATTTGAGGTGTTGATAGTTTAGACTTTAAACGTTTCCAATTTTGCTCTGGTGTGTGAAGTGTAGTATTTATGTAGCATGCACTCAGTGTAATGCTAATATTATTTCAATGTCAATGTTGTCTTTTCCACATACACGTAAATACACGTGGCCTTGGACGTAAAGGTTATAGTAGTTCCTAAGAAAGTAAGAGCATTCAATTGGAGGGCATGATGGGTTTTCTGATAGTCTCCAAAGATTAGCAAGTTTTGAAGTTTAACCGTTTCAGTTAAAACGTCATTAAACAGCACCCCTATTTGTTACCTTGTTATTACTTGGATAGGTAATATACCAAAAAGCCGCGCTGTGTGCAGTGATGCGCTCTCATGTTGTCTCTTGGTGTTAGGTGTGGACGTGGACACGGTCAATAACCTGGGACAGACCCCTCTGTTCTGTGCCTCCCTCCTGAGCCTCGCAAAAGTGGTGGATGTGCTGCTACAGTACGGAGCAAACCCCAACCAGTAAGGTCCCACACTGCAGCCAGGCAGAGCTGTGGCAAAGATGAATAATAACACTTCTATAAATGACAATCATTCTTCCAAGTAAAAACAAATACCTTGTAGCATAAGAGCAATACAGCTGAACAGAGTGGTGATCCTTCTGTTAATATAAGCAATACAGTTAAAATAATGTCCAGTCAGAAACCTAGAATAGTCTGCAAAAAAAGAAGGTACATGATTTTTTCTGCTggtgtatattacagtatttgaGCACTCATATTTTGAACCCTGTTTGTGTGTCTCAGCCGCTGTGATGACCGGAGCACCCCGGTCCATGCTGCAGCGTTCTCCTGCAACCCCTGGATCCTGAGCGCACTGCTGGATGTGGGGGGAGACCTGCGGCTGCACGACCGAGAGGGGCGCACTGCCAGGGACTGGGCAGAGGTGGCTGGACCGGAGCTCAGCCCCCGggtacacacctctcacaccacGGGGCCGGGGGGCAGGGGGTCCAGCTCATTCACTGTACAGAAATTCAACAAAGAAACACTGGCCCAACAAACATTACATACACTAAATATTAAGGTAGTGTagagctgtggccaaaagtgGCCTCTATTAGTATTTTTCAGGGTCTCAATTCTTAATATTACTATGTGTTTACCGAAGTTATTAATACATGTGGTTATAGCAGACGGGTGCGTGTGCCTATTCCTCAGCCCTGTGCTAGCACTGTGTGTTGTTCTCTGTGCAGATGCTGAAGTTCATGCAGCGCTGCGTGACGCACATGCAGAGTCTCACCCAGCAGAGCCCAGGAGAGGAGCTGAAGAAGACCAGTGGCTCGTCCAATGCCCTCATCCGCTCGCCCTCCCTGCTGTCACTGCTCAAACGAGGGTAAAGGGGCACTACTCCGTGCGCAGGAGATTATTTACATATCTAAGACACGTGTTACCTCACAAGCCTGTGTTTGAAATATACACTTCATAGGTGTCTCTTGTAAAATATTATCAGTCTGTAAGTGTTTTAAACTGTTCCCCCAAACCAGCGTTATTGAAAGTGAAGGCATTGCAAaagaatattttttgaaaaaaaacgtTATTTATGAGAAGTTTGTCTTTaaggttttttatttaaatacgaACTCTGCGTGTTGCAATAGCCACTTTGTTAGggtttttcaatgtgtttttagaGGCACGGATCTccatttgaacagaatgctgaggtCTAAACCATCCGCTTCAGACACAGTTCATTGCTTTGGGTTTGGAAAGGTAGGACACAGAAAAAGCTGAGCTTTACCATTGGgataccattattacccctgagaAACCCTAGTAGAACCagcagcagaccacagcattttCAGCAATGGAATTGTAGCACCCATCTTGCACAGACAGTGTCACACTTGTACTGATATTGTAGATAAAATGACAATGGATTACCAATTTGAATTAGTTCGTATTATTGGGATACCTTTAGTTTGTCAGAATCTGAAAAATGTACCATACTGCAAATTACTTATCTCACAGTAGCTATTGCTACTATTTTTGGAGCTGATGTACTGTAAAACCATTGTAGTGCCATTTGGTAAGGGATGTATCTCAGCTGTGTGTTTGATTCGTGTTTCGTGTTGCGTGGCAGCTGTGTGTCGGAGGGCGGAAGCAGTTTGGTTTCCTGGCCTGTGTTCCAGTGATCGGGGAGAAGGAGCTGGTGCAGGCTGATGACGAGCCCTCGCTGTCCTTCCACAACGGGGCCTTCATGAGCATGACCAAgtgagagcgagggagagagaatAGGGGGAGCAACACACAGGGGGAGATAAAGGAGGATTGTAACACAGAAAGAATAGATGCTCTTTAATAACCAGTTGCAGTGTCCTGTCAATAGCCTGTCTTGTTTTTGTCAGTCATCATGCTATCCTCTGTTCAGTAGACAAACAGGCGTGTTTAAACGTGTCTCTCACTGATGGACTTAAGATAGTTTCACCAGCCCCACGGAGGAGGCGACACGCTTACATTATATATTCATGTAATGAATGCAATTATATGACATCACATCCAAGGAATTGCTTCTCCACTGAAGACGGAACTTGGTAAGGTCTGTCCTTATCTGAGAATCTGGGGATGTAACTCTCTGCCTCAGTTTCAGCTGGAACGGCTGCCGGGTGACAGTGAAGGCGCTGCAGTCTCACGATGCGCTGCTGCCTTACAGCAAGAGCCGCTTCATGGACCTGCTGACAGCAGAGCAGGAGTACTGTAGGTGAGCCTCCTTGATGCTGTGCAGCCAGAACATACACAGGGCAGTACATCTGTCATGTGAACTAGTAAGAATGTTTCTCAAAACCCTTTGATTCGTTCTAGTTTTGTAGCACCAGATATTTGGATTCAGCACAAGGCTGTGTCCATGCTTAACGCAGCGATGTCTTGCTGTTGCAGTAATCTGTTCCACCCTCAcctgctgcagctgctggctGTGAGTGTGTCTGCAGACCTGGAGCAGACCCAGCTGGTGTTTGAGAGAGTGCACATCGGCTCCCTCTACAGCATCCTGCACCAAAGGGTAGGCACTGAATCCGCACTCTTCATTATAGTCACACAGAGCTTTCACACACATTGAATACTGTCTTGGATTTACTGAAGGAAGAAAAACTGTTAATATTATACGACTGTGGAAATGTGGCACGTTTAACTGAAGCAGTTTGTTTGGTCATGTTTAAttccaattttataaaatgtttgttttagactCTTAATTGTTCTACAAACTAGCTTTTGATCTTAGTTTTTCCAATTTAAACCAcattttatctctttttttatttcagttttttttttttttttaaatcagattctgTATTAGATTGcttttaatttaatggtttaattttGTGTGAAATGCTAGAAACATGAATTGTTGCTTTTGTTAAATTTGAGGATTGTAAAGCTCTTTGGCTGGAGTCTTTCGTGCTTTCTCTCAGAGGCACTGTGTAACTGCATTGTGTCGCTCTGCAGCGGGACCAGTTCCCTGTGCTACGCTTTGAGGCCCTGCTGCACCTCCTCCTGCAAGTCTCGGATGCGCTGCTGTACCTGCACTGCCGCGGCTTCATCCACCGCAGCCTCTCCTCGCACGCCGTGCAGCTGGTGCACCCGGGGGTCGCCAAGCTCACCAACCTGCACTTCATGGTGCACAGGTAAGGGGCGCCCTGTCTGCCACTGCCCTGGAGACTGATGTGGGCAACTAGACTGTCTTGCTGCCTTAGAGATTAATATAGACAGGTAAACTGTCTCATTGCTAGATTGTGGACAGCTAGAGCACTGCCACTGTTTTATCTTGTTATGTCTGTTTTCCGCACAGCCAATGGGTTCCAGCTCTTTGATTTCAAATTGCAGCTTGTTGCTAGAAAGCCACTGGTTGTGCAGTGTAGAGCAGGTTCTTCTCCAGAGCCGTTGCTGAAGCAGCTTTGGTGTAGCCGTAACTCTGTATTCCCTGTGTCCTCTGCAGCAGTGACGGAGGGGCCAGCAGCGACCCCACTCGCCTGCCCATCCCAGCGGAGCTGTATAACTGGGCTGCCCCGGAGGTGATCAGAGGCAGGCCCTGCACTGTCAAGGCTGACCTCTACAGCCTGTGTGCACTCATTCAGGAGCTCTGCACAGGTACGACCAGAGGCAATCCGCCATGTAACATTCACTGAGCCTGCTTGTACAGTGTCATGGTATAGCTATTTAGAAAAATACGGCATTTTCATTATGGCTGTCCACTTAAGagatgtacatttttaaaccttttgtgtaagcagacattttcagaagaaaaaaatacacttaatCTGATCTTGTCCTTTTGCAAACTGCAAAGGGGGGGTTATAATATTGATTTCCAAACCATTATTTTTGGAGACTAGTTTTATGTCAAGCTGCAGTGTGCCCGCATCCATTCATATGCTGCCAGAAGTTCAATTGCCAAACATTTGTGGGCGTTTGTTTGTAGATACGCTGCCCTGGGGCGGTCTGGAAGCCCCGATGATTAAGGAGTTGCTGGAGGGTGGCCACGGCTTGGCTGCAGACACCCAGGTCCCCCATCCCTACTACGAGGTGGTGAGGAGCGGGCTGCAGCTCCGGGTCCGGGAGCGCACAGGGAGCCTGCAGGACATCCGCTACCTGCTGCGCAAAGACATGCAGGTACCGCAGGAGTCACGCGACAGCAGTGACATCCTTCATGGGATTTCACttctggccaaaaaaaaaaggaaaaatcccTTTGACCTATATATGCTGTGTGGGAGTTGTAGGCAACTGTTCAGCAACAATTGtaggaaagcagaaggatctcaaTGACTTTTCAAGGTGCATGGTAGTGGATGCATTGTCCAGTGTGTCCATGAAGACAGTCTACCAGTGGAATGGCAGCTTTTACAGAAATCCACCACTGGTAAGAACAGAAACTCCAGTTTCTGGTTGGTCGTGCTCAAGCCCACAGACGTGTGTAATGTGCTACAGTGGCACGGATTACAGGAGCCCCAGACTGTTTGCATTCTCCCAATGTGCTGGGAGGTGGGAGGACCTACCCAATATAAGGCCATTTTGTAATTATGTGGCCAGTCAGTGTATATAATAGTACTAAAAAGAAATTTATCAATACAATCAGATGGTCAGTTCACAGAGTGAATGAGAAGAACACCATGGACAAGGCTTAAGGGCAGTATTTCTACAAATTAGATAAAAGGCccgttattgttattattggtaAAGAAAGCACTGTTTGCTTTACCAATAGTTTTATAAATAACTGTATTTGATTAGTCAAAACAGATTTTATCCGATATACcacatgagttaaagctttgtgtaacatacaaaaataaaagaaaacagatggaCACAATGAGTGAGAAAGATTAAAGAGGAAAGAATGAAGGATACCAGCACTCTGGACCCCAGTGGTCTTCGTTGAGCCCGCTTCCTCGTGTGGCTGTGTGAAGGCTTGCTGTGCTGTCTTGCAGGAGCTGAGTTGTCGGAAGGGCGGTCTGTACCCGGAGACGGACGTGCTTCTGGGGCCCAGGGGGACGGGGCTGGAGACACAGCAGAACAGAGTGCAGGAAGAGATCGGTACGCCAGCCTGACTGCGCTCACTTTAGTCTTTCAGGGGGCATCAAGACCTGGGGAAAATTGTAAACGAATCCagaaatatatgttaattttcTGGTCAAACTGCAAAACTAACAtttacaaacacagcacattaGTCACATTGGTAGCATCCAGTAAGGGTCTTATTGGTCCAGCTAGCTCAAATGGGGCCATTCCATGAATGTGTATGAGGATCAGTGTAACATATGTAACAAATGGCCAAAAAATCACTCAAAAACAAAGTGCATTCTCAAATTAATCAGTGACAAAGGTGCGTAGAGCCTAAAAGTTTTCAGAGTCAGGGGGATTCTTGTTATTTGCCTATGTGGATCTTTCCTAACTATTTCTGTTCAAACGGTCAATTAACCTGTAAATGAAACGGGTACATGCTTTCACTTTACCAACAgccacacactgagagacactagCCAGTGTTTTACATTTAGTATTGAACTCCTCACATAGATCCTgaatgttaatgtagttttttgtttccattttgtcATTAGATGGTACTCTAATGTTTCTCTgtgcttgttgattatgcttcggataccacaccttgaaaatcaagtggtGCGGgcgatttcactcaatgtttttccttctttatgcaagtcaaggttgttataatagtagaaaacactagtggaggctttgagtaaattgttgatgctcataatgcatcagagaagaaaaatgcaacatgtctaagacttttgcacagcattgCACGTGTATATTGAAGTTCCATTGGGTTCTGGCTGTCCTTCTTGTGTTTCTCAGGCTGTTATGCCACTGGCCAGAACTCCAACCTCAGCTCCGATGGAGGAGACATAGGGGACCCGATGCAGCACAGCAACAGTGAAATTCTCCGTTACTTGTACCAACTGGACCAGCTGCTGGAGTGGGAAACTGACCCGGAGGGAGCAGCCAAGGCAGGGGGGACTGGGGACACGGACTGGGCAGCACAGAACACGACCGTGACTCCCTCTGCCCCAGCGAGTGACCTGTCTATCCACGAGATCCTGCCCCTGGACCCCACCAGACTCTCCCTGCAGCGTGGCTCAGACACAGACACGGGGGCCAGCAGGGAGGTGACCGACTCAGACTTCACCGTGACGGAGGACGAGAGTGAAGGGGAGGACGGGAGAGGCAGCCCAGATCGGCAGCAGGGAGAGGGGCATGCCATCAGCACCTGTGTCCTCAACCTCAAGGTCTCCCAGGTCCTGAAGCAGCAGGCAGAGCACAGCTTGCTGAAGGAGAAGAGAGCCATAGGGACACATGAGATATCAGGAACTGAGTTCAGATCAACACCGGGGAGAAAGAGGGAGAGTTACTCAGGCTTGGGAGGGAGGCAAGGACAGCTTGAGCGTTATTCAGCCCAGGGTGAGAGGCAGGGAGGGGCAGGTTGGGGTAGGGTGGGCCTGGATGAAGTTGACTACCGGTGTAACGTGACAgacagggagggggaggggttagGTTGGCTGGCTGATGAAGTGCAGAGCTGCCGGGTTGAACCGGCAAGCTCCCTCTACCCCAGCAGTAAGCGAAGCTGTGCCCAGGCTGTGGCCCCTCCTCGGCAGTACCAGCCCCCCATTCGTCTGAGTGGCATACACAGCGAGGGGGAAATCCACCCCCTCACATGGAAAAGCCAGCTCCTCCGGGAGACACACAGCGATCTGCCGGTAACCGCGAAGAGTCTCAGCGATGGGCTGGGGGGCTCTGAGGGGCTCAGCGAGGGGGAGGACTGCAGTGATTACAGCTCAGCGCTAGAAGACAGCTTTGTGACCGTCCGCCGCAAGGTAAGAGCAGACGTTCACTTACAGCCAAAGACGTTAGCAGATTTCATAATGGCTTCTGTATAAACTTGAACCACATTCTGCAACCCATAAGCATAACAATAATCTGGCATAGCTCTGTATTTATTGCAATTCCATTGCAGTGCCCTATTTGACAGCCCTGATGTGTAGTGTACATATGAGTTACAGTTACCTTACAATACACTTACTATATGTGTTTACTTCAAAGATAAATTATATCACCTAGAGTTTAATACAGTGAACTACAGCGCTGTAAAACAA contains:
- the LOC121308508 gene encoding inactive serine/threonine-protein kinase TEX14-like, giving the protein MTRAAFPHLPCPVKLGSVNTDGPGAGLHQHVRDRSLHKLEKLLKKGVDVDTVNNLGQTPLFCASLLSLAKVVDVLLQYGANPNHRCDDRSTPVHAAAFSCNPWILSALLDVGGDLRLHDREGRTARDWAEVAGPELSPRMLKFMQRCVTHMQSLTQQSPGEELKKTSGSSNALIRSPSLLSLLKRG
- the LOC121308510 gene encoding inactive serine/threonine-protein kinase TEX14-like — protein: MLRSKPSASDTVHCFGFGKLCVGGRKQFGFLACVPVIGEKELVQADDEPSLSFHNGAFMSMTNWNGCRVTVKALQSHDALLPYSKSRFMDLLTAEQEYCSNLFHPHLLQLLAVSVSADLEQTQLVFERVHIGSLYSILHQRRDQFPVLRFEALLHLLLQVSDALLYLHCRGFIHRSLSSHAVQLVHPGVAKLTNLHFMVHSSDGGASSDPTRLPIPAELYNWAAPEVIRGRPCTVKADLYSLCALIQELCTDTLPWGGLEAPMIKELLEGGHGLAADTQVPHPYYEVVRSGLQLRVRERTGSLQDIRYLLRKDMQELSCRKGGLYPETDVLLGPRGTGLETQQNRVQEEIGCYATGQNSNLSSDGGDIGDPMQHSNSEILRYLYQLDQLLEWETDPEGAAKAGGTGDTDWAAQNTTVTPSAPASDLSIHEILPLDPTRLSLQRGSDTDTGASREVTDSDFTVTEDESEGEDGRGSPDRQQGEGHAISTCVLNLKVSQVLKQQAEHSLLKEKRAIGTHEISGTEFRSTPGRKRESYSGLGGRQGQLERYSAQGERQGGAGWGRVGLDEVDYRCNVTDREGEGLGWLADEVQSCRVEPASSLYPSSKRSCAQAVAPPRQYQPPIRLSGIHSEGEIHPLTWKSQLLRETHSDLPVTAKSLSDGLGGSEGLSEGEDCSDYSSALEDSFVTVRRKADRGSVVTREAGGRQQLKEQVYTKRGGSTNRTEGRYSSQH